One Streptomyces sp. B21-105 genomic region harbors:
- a CDS encoding DEAD/DEAH box helicase, with product MKPTMAAAQLRGSLTQYLTTTYALADETTRGALERFLGHPETGIFRGPYLRIRTPFHVAGDGWRRDVEWSAGFPGFAPWRHQAKAWARLSTLHGPARPTLVTTGTGSGKTESFLVPVLDHCRRRKAEGVRGIKAVLLYPMNALATDQAGRIAEYLARPELAQVTAGLYIGDRPDTDFRRVMTRREEMRLSPPDVLITNYKMLDLLLQRGEDRGLWEGAEPAYVVLDEFHTYDGAQGTDVAMLLRRLAAATGAARPGRPLGSICPVATSATLGEGAPGKEAGGVLDVAARVFGMPFPADAVVGEERMTADEFTGAVDYELPEPPSPQEVVAVSGGPDVEARPDLLDLDALATRLLGRSGLDVFRVGRMLKRHDFTLGVLSLLDGEPLDEWTLRDRLGPRFGYAWGRTARENPRLALQALSRFVALLSAARDPDSDERSPRPLLHIEAHLWVRPVTRVLRGVGPAPEFRWYEDDRTAARREALNAGPPGEEDADASSASMPSYASSRRPQPLPGADTAPRPAQVHLPAVYCRTCGRSGWAALSPEADPQQLVTAQDRIWRAGVGRDKRRLRYFIAATPGERRQTLDALTGARPSDGGVDPLSVVVLDGSRGAYRLPTPADDGELIDAWFALAVLDRKSADRAAKDDRCPACHTDNSIRFLGTAQAALASATVTQLFTGGDIALVPEERKTLLFNDSTQDAAHRAGYVANASYKFSLRSLLAHNLDESGAPTALNDLIGLVLESVDDPEALAAVVPPDLHDEPGVDRLLSGRGTGDARTWRLIGERLAFATVMEFGLRSRMGRTLELTRTAAAEVTVADPDGVTDLARDVHLALPGQLLAVGGLPTPERYLAYLRGLLERLRQRGAVRHRWLDTWIKEAGVNRYLISGRRPDGMPAFPEGVAPPRFLLDGQKDGSEFDAVTGRLGWYQDWTRRCLDLDAAGATEYLRRLLPHLADAGVLSARTSRDRQTRVYGLQPGHIQVRLLDDAVVNKAFVACEDCGWQQVVVPERRTRWYGHPCPRYRCKGRLTAPQPDISTTGVEGLRPERPVRERDYRRDYYRRLYLTGGTFRVVTAEHTGMLSRPERERVERAFKAGTHYTDPNVLACTPTLELGIDIGDLSAVLLGSLPAGPANYVQRAGRAGRRTGNALVVAFGGRRARDLYYLDQPREMIAGTILPPGCYLSAVEILRRQYTARLLDLAARGELRTSDGETLPPVPRLSSALFGTGGWCQDLADAAQTHGTRLVEDFLALFPAGDGQDTDMEGVSEHAADELRAYATGGIVRVLQEAEEDWTGRREEVRRRIAAIDEAAGQLASSDDTQERERRELLAERRAAGDLLRELSQSAAHATLVDLGLLPNYSLTDTTTRLEATLYWSQTPDEEDGPQEEGARPAAAKVYRSETRDYERSSTLALTELAPGNSFYVNGYRHVVRALDIGGPDRRSWSVWRLCPACGYVRTENAERDTTPCPRCRGREIADAGCVQYVLRPRRVLSRDRREDARVRDDRDERDRRHYATLTTVDIDPDRLVPGSWRHDGAVFGVDFTRHATIRTLNLGLDREDGSSTVPLAGEDVRLNPFYVCTSCGGATADGRPVVDVPQHALTESGAASAPASAHHLLWCPRRRIRGAAASTVGAQGAGRDVPLLLAHELTTEAVRILLPASVARFKERLASFTAALFAGIAARYGGDPDHIDIAEATMPDDAGDPETDWPRRFLVVYDRLPGGTGYLHRLASADGFREVLLRARDVIEHCPCQEKGMDGCHQCLLRRVPAADYDKVSRNEVRQMLDELLGAEGERWRTSRVRTTQDIPIQRQAESDLEVLFVETLRDWAKLPESKAAADAYTTSAGTYALDLRLTAPDGSTVSWRVSQQRALDGTRPDILLERLDSPSPRVALYLDGYAYHATREHNRLADDAVKRTRLRADGLRVFQLTYHDVMAWRRRINDSGYAGTDADISVWTPYDTTGRQRARDYYDRVGRGLPGELAETMWVNPARMLLAYLRSPDPERWRRRAEAVAAGMSGATGIRGAALTGAEAAAGIREALREGVAAGAAGPVRMLYGSDASGCRLVLAADGRRTPPVWTGLAVLDDSAAALEEGPAHKRRWRAWLWWGNVLQFLEHGGGDSAQLTSGMLDGFDPEVLTVTGGEGWLSSARIPAPRPAEEPSAVEAAAVPAVPAVPADDTAAREADAAEQRGRTDHGRDPGWDQVIELLDPEEPGLAALAHALASAAVPLPRDGYELDGHGWQADLAWPDALIGVVRAPRPAGDEPDYEAEDQERAFTAAGWTVRTAADWDSAELIARLEGRDPNKDTTSDGEPKR from the coding sequence TGCTGCTCCAGCGCGGCGAGGACCGGGGGCTGTGGGAGGGCGCCGAGCCCGCGTACGTCGTGCTGGACGAGTTCCACACGTACGACGGCGCGCAGGGCACCGACGTGGCGATGCTGCTGCGCAGGCTCGCCGCCGCCACCGGCGCGGCCAGGCCCGGTCGGCCCCTGGGGTCGATCTGCCCGGTGGCGACCTCGGCGACCCTCGGCGAGGGAGCGCCCGGCAAGGAGGCCGGGGGCGTCCTCGACGTGGCGGCGCGGGTCTTCGGCATGCCGTTCCCCGCGGACGCGGTCGTCGGCGAGGAGCGGATGACCGCCGACGAGTTCACCGGCGCCGTCGACTACGAGCTGCCCGAACCGCCGAGCCCGCAGGAGGTCGTCGCGGTGTCCGGCGGGCCGGACGTCGAGGCACGGCCCGACCTGCTGGACCTGGACGCGCTCGCCACCCGGCTGCTGGGCCGCAGCGGCCTGGACGTCTTCCGCGTCGGACGGATGCTGAAGCGCCACGACTTCACCCTCGGCGTGCTGTCGCTGCTCGACGGCGAACCACTGGACGAATGGACGCTGCGCGACCGGCTCGGCCCCCGGTTCGGGTACGCCTGGGGCCGCACCGCGCGCGAGAACCCCCGGCTGGCGCTCCAGGCGCTCTCCCGGTTCGTGGCACTCCTGTCCGCCGCCCGCGACCCGGACTCCGACGAGCGCAGCCCCCGGCCGCTGCTGCACATCGAGGCGCACCTGTGGGTGCGGCCCGTGACCCGCGTGCTGCGCGGAGTCGGACCGGCCCCCGAGTTCCGCTGGTACGAGGACGACCGGACCGCCGCCCGCCGGGAGGCGCTCAACGCCGGGCCGCCCGGCGAGGAGGACGCGGACGCCTCCTCCGCAAGCATGCCGTCGTACGCGTCGAGCCGCCGGCCACAGCCCCTGCCGGGCGCCGACACCGCCCCGCGCCCCGCCCAGGTGCACCTTCCGGCCGTGTACTGCCGCACCTGCGGACGCTCCGGATGGGCCGCGCTGTCCCCCGAGGCCGATCCGCAGCAGCTCGTCACCGCGCAGGACCGCATCTGGCGGGCCGGTGTCGGCCGGGACAAGCGGCGCCTGCGCTACTTCATCGCCGCCACGCCAGGTGAGCGACGGCAGACCCTCGACGCGCTCACCGGGGCCCGGCCCTCGGACGGCGGCGTCGACCCGCTGTCCGTCGTCGTCCTGGACGGCTCACGGGGCGCCTACCGACTGCCCACCCCCGCGGACGACGGGGAACTGATCGACGCCTGGTTCGCGCTGGCCGTGCTCGACCGCAAGAGCGCCGACCGGGCCGCGAAGGACGACCGGTGCCCGGCCTGCCACACCGACAACAGCATCCGCTTCCTCGGTACCGCCCAGGCGGCCCTCGCCTCGGCGACGGTCACCCAGCTGTTCACCGGCGGCGACATCGCGCTCGTCCCGGAAGAACGCAAGACGCTGCTGTTCAACGACTCCACCCAGGACGCGGCACACCGGGCGGGATACGTCGCGAACGCCTCGTACAAGTTCTCCCTGCGCTCGCTGCTCGCGCACAACCTGGACGAATCCGGGGCTCCGACGGCGCTCAACGACCTGATCGGGCTGGTCCTGGAGTCGGTGGACGATCCCGAGGCGCTGGCCGCCGTCGTGCCCCCCGACCTCCACGACGAGCCGGGCGTCGACCGGCTGCTGTCCGGCCGGGGCACGGGCGACGCGCGCACCTGGAGGCTGATCGGCGAGCGGCTGGCCTTCGCGACCGTCATGGAGTTCGGGCTGCGCAGCCGCATGGGCCGCACCCTGGAACTGACCCGGACCGCGGCGGCCGAGGTGACGGTGGCCGACCCCGACGGAGTCACCGACCTCGCCCGGGACGTTCACCTGGCCCTGCCCGGCCAGCTGCTGGCCGTGGGCGGGCTGCCCACACCCGAGCGCTATCTCGCCTACCTCCGGGGTCTGCTGGAGCGGCTGCGGCAGCGCGGCGCGGTGCGGCACCGCTGGCTCGACACCTGGATCAAGGAAGCCGGCGTCAACCGCTACCTCATCTCCGGGCGCAGACCCGACGGCATGCCCGCCTTCCCCGAGGGCGTCGCTCCGCCGCGGTTCCTGCTGGACGGACAGAAGGACGGGTCCGAGTTCGACGCGGTCACCGGACGGCTGGGCTGGTACCAGGACTGGACCCGCCGATGTCTGGACCTGGACGCCGCCGGCGCGACCGAGTACCTGCGCAGACTGCTGCCCCACCTCGCCGACGCCGGTGTCCTGTCGGCGCGCACCAGCCGCGACCGTCAGACCCGGGTGTACGGGCTCCAGCCCGGTCACATCCAGGTACGACTGCTCGACGACGCCGTCGTCAACAAGGCCTTCGTCGCCTGCGAGGACTGCGGCTGGCAGCAGGTCGTCGTCCCCGAGCGGCGCACCCGCTGGTACGGCCACCCCTGCCCCCGCTATCGGTGCAAGGGACGCCTCACCGCGCCGCAGCCCGACATCTCCACCACCGGAGTCGAAGGCCTCCGCCCCGAACGGCCCGTGCGGGAGCGGGACTACCGCCGGGACTACTACCGGCGCCTCTACCTGACGGGCGGCACGTTCCGCGTGGTGACGGCCGAGCACACCGGCATGCTGAGCCGTCCCGAACGGGAGCGCGTCGAGCGCGCCTTCAAGGCGGGCACGCACTACACCGACCCCAACGTCCTGGCGTGCACCCCCACCCTGGAACTCGGCATCGACATCGGCGACCTGTCGGCCGTCCTGCTCGGCTCCCTGCCCGCCGGTCCGGCCAACTACGTGCAGCGGGCGGGGCGGGCCGGACGACGCACCGGCAACGCGCTGGTGGTCGCTTTCGGCGGACGCCGGGCACGCGACCTGTACTACCTGGACCAGCCACGCGAGATGATCGCCGGGACCATCCTGCCGCCCGGCTGCTACCTGTCGGCCGTGGAGATCCTGCGCCGCCAGTACACAGCCCGGCTCTTGGACCTGGCGGCCCGCGGGGAACTGCGGACCTCGGACGGCGAAACCCTCCCGCCCGTGCCCCGGCTGTCGTCCGCCCTGTTCGGCACCGGCGGATGGTGCCAGGATCTCGCGGACGCCGCGCAGACACACGGGACGCGCCTCGTGGAGGACTTCCTCGCGCTGTTCCCCGCCGGCGACGGCCAGGACACCGACATGGAGGGCGTCTCGGAGCACGCGGCGGACGAACTGCGCGCGTACGCGACCGGCGGAATCGTCCGGGTGCTTCAGGAGGCGGAGGAGGACTGGACCGGCCGGCGCGAGGAGGTGCGCCGCAGAATCGCGGCGATCGACGAGGCGGCCGGGCAGCTCGCCTCGTCCGACGACACGCAGGAGCGGGAGCGGCGCGAACTGCTGGCCGAGCGCCGTGCCGCCGGGGACCTGCTGCGGGAACTGAGCCAGTCCGCCGCTCACGCCACCCTGGTGGACCTCGGCCTGCTGCCGAACTACAGCCTGACGGACACCACCACCCGGCTGGAAGCCACGCTGTACTGGTCTCAGACCCCCGACGAGGAGGACGGCCCGCAGGAGGAGGGGGCCCGGCCGGCCGCGGCCAAGGTGTACCGCAGCGAGACCCGGGACTACGAACGGTCCAGCACCCTGGCCCTGACCGAACTCGCCCCCGGCAACAGCTTCTACGTCAACGGCTACCGGCACGTGGTCCGCGCCCTCGACATCGGCGGCCCCGACCGGCGCTCCTGGTCGGTGTGGCGGCTCTGTCCCGCCTGCGGCTACGTGCGGACCGAGAACGCCGAGCGCGACACGACGCCGTGCCCGCGCTGCCGCGGCCGGGAGATCGCCGACGCGGGCTGCGTGCAGTACGTGCTGCGTCCCCGGCGTGTGCTGTCCCGCGACAGGCGCGAGGACGCCCGGGTGCGCGACGACCGCGACGAACGCGACCGCAGGCACTACGCGACCCTCACCACCGTCGACATCGACCCCGACCGTCTCGTTCCCGGATCCTGGCGGCACGACGGGGCCGTGTTCGGCGTGGACTTCACGCGTCACGCCACGATCCGGACCCTGAACCTGGGCCTCGACCGCGAGGACGGCAGCAGCACGGTGCCGCTCGCCGGGGAGGACGTCCGCCTCAACCCCTTCTACGTCTGCACCTCCTGCGGCGGCGCGACGGCCGACGGCAGACCGGTGGTGGACGTGCCCCAGCACGCGCTCACCGAGTCCGGCGCGGCGAGCGCCCCGGCCTCGGCGCACCATCTGCTGTGGTGCCCGCGCCGTCGGATCCGTGGCGCCGCGGCGAGCACGGTCGGAGCGCAGGGCGCGGGCCGGGACGTGCCCCTGCTGCTGGCCCACGAACTGACCACCGAGGCCGTCCGCATCCTGCTGCCCGCCTCGGTGGCCCGCTTCAAGGAGCGCCTCGCGTCGTTCACCGCCGCCCTGTTCGCGGGGATCGCCGCCCGCTACGGCGGCGATCCCGACCACATCGACATCGCCGAGGCGACCATGCCCGACGACGCGGGCGACCCGGAGACCGACTGGCCCCGGCGCTTCCTGGTCGTCTACGACCGGCTGCCCGGCGGCACCGGCTACCTGCACCGGCTGGCCTCCGCGGACGGCTTCCGGGAGGTACTGCTCCGGGCACGGGACGTCATCGAGCACTGCCCGTGCCAGGAGAAGGGCATGGACGGCTGCCACCAGTGCCTGCTGCGGCGGGTGCCGGCCGCCGACTACGACAAGGTCAGCCGCAACGAGGTCCGGCAGATGCTGGACGAACTCCTGGGCGCCGAAGGAGAACGCTGGCGCACCTCACGGGTCAGGACCACCCAGGACATCCCGATTCAGCGGCAGGCCGAGAGCGACCTCGAGGTCTTGTTCGTCGAGACGTTGCGGGACTGGGCCAAGCTCCCGGAATCCAAGGCCGCGGCGGACGCCTACACCACCTCGGCCGGCACCTACGCCCTGGACCTGCGGCTCACGGCACCGGACGGCTCCACCGTCAGCTGGCGCGTCTCCCAGCAGCGCGCGCTGGACGGCACCCGGCCCGACATACTCCTGGAGCGGCTGGACTCCCCGAGTCCGCGCGTCGCGCTGTACCTCGACGGCTACGCGTACCACGCCACCCGCGAACACAACCGGCTCGCGGACGACGCCGTGAAGCGCACCCGGCTCCGGGCCGACGGGCTGCGGGTGTTCCAGCTGACCTACCACGACGTGATGGCGTGGCGCCGCCGGATCAACGACTCCGGGTACGCGGGGACCGACGCGGACATCTCCGTGTGGACGCCCTACGACACCACCGGCCGACAACGCGCCCGCGACTACTACGACCGGGTGGGCCGCGGGCTGCCCGGCGAACTCGCCGAGACCATGTGGGTCAACCCGGCCCGGATGCTGCTGGCCTACCTGCGCTCGCCCGATCCCGAACGCTGGCGACGGCGGGCGGAAGCGGTGGCCGCGGGCATGAGCGGGGCCACCGGGATCCGTGGCGCCGCCCTCACCGGCGCCGAGGCCGCAGCGGGCATCCGGGAGGCGCTGCGCGAAGGCGTAGCCGCCGGGGCCGCCGGGCCGGTGCGGATGCTGTACGGCTCCGACGCCTCGGGCTGCCGCCTGGTGCTGGCCGCCGACGGCAGGCGGACCCCGCCCGTGTGGACGGGACTGGCCGTGCTCGACGACAGCGCCGCGGCCCTGGAGGAAGGGCCGGCTCACAAGCGGCGCTGGCGCGCCTGGCTCTGGTGGGGCAATGTGCTGCAGTTCCTCGAACACGGCGGCGGTGACAGCGCGCAGCTGACATCGGGCATGCTCGACGGCTTCGACCCCGAGGTCCTCACCGTGACCGGCGGAGAGGGCTGGTTGTCCTCCGCGCGCATCCCGGCGCCCCGGCCCGCGGAGGAGCCCTCCGCCGTGGAAGCCGCCGCCGTACCGGCCGTCCCCGCCGTCCCCGCCGACGACACCGCCGCGCGGGAAGCGGATGCGGCGGAGCAGCGCGGCCGCACGGACCACGGCCGGGACCCCGGCTGGGACCAGGTCATCGAGCTGCTGGACCCGGAGGAGCCGGGGCTCGCCGCCCTCGCACACGCGCTGGCCTCGGCGGCGGTGCCGCTCCCGCGGGACGGCTACGAACTGGACGGCCACGGCTGGCAGGCCGATCTCGCCTGGCCGGACGCCCTGATCGGCGTGGTCCGCGCCCCCCGCCCGGCCGGCGACGAGCCGGACTACGAGGCCGAGGACCAGGAGCGCGCGTTCACAGCGGCCGGCTGGACGGTCCGCACGGCGGCCGACTGGGACAGCGCCGAGCTGATCGCCCGGCTCGAAGGCCGGGACCCGAACAAGGACACCACCAGCGACGGGGAGCCGAAGCGATGA